The following are from one region of the Silene latifolia isolate original U9 population chromosome 9, ASM4854445v1, whole genome shotgun sequence genome:
- the LOC141599746 gene encoding auxin-responsive protein IAA14 — protein MERSKSEEVSSMDLKETELTLGLPGGPNHRDVDAKSGTKRGFSETLDLKLGGGNNKFISSDFDEDMAHSTAPKPSPPKAQLVGWPPVRASRKNAMKSCKYVKVAVDGAPFLRKVDLELYTSYQQLLKAMEDMFSCFTIRNLFNDGKLMGAVNGSEYVPTYEDKDGDWMMVGDVPWKMFVESCKRIRLMKGSEAIGLGQRTLSKAE, from the exons ATGGAAAGATCAAAGTCGGAGGAAGTTTCGAGCATGGATTTGAAGGAAACTGAGCTCACTCTTGGTTTACCCGGTGGCCCGAATCACCGTGACGTTGATGCCAAATCCGGGACTAAACGAGGGTTTTCTGAGACACTTGATTTGAAGCTTGGTGGTGGAAACAATAAATTCATTTCTAGTGATTTTGATGAAGATATGGCTCACTCTACTGCTCCTAAACCCTCCCCTCCCAA GGCACAATTGGTAGGGTGGCCACCAGTAAGAGCAAGCAGGAAAAACGCAATGAAGAGCTGCAAGTACGTAAAGGTAGCAGTCGACGGAGCCCCGTTTTTAAGGAAAGTGGATCTTGAATTATACACAAGTTATCAACAACTTTTGAAGGCTATGGAAGACATGTTCTCTTGTTTTACCATCC GTAATTTGTTTAATGATGGGAAGCTAATGGGTGCTGTAAATGGGTCCGAATATGTACCAACTTATGAGGACAAAGATGGGGACTGGATGATGGTTGGAGATGTTCCCTGGAA AATGTTTGTTGAATCGTGTAAGAGAATTCGGCTGATGAAGGGCTCTGAAGCAATTGGATTAG GACAAAGAACTTTATCTAAGGCAGAATAA